A stretch of Triticum aestivum cultivar Chinese Spring chromosome 1D, IWGSC CS RefSeq v2.1, whole genome shotgun sequence DNA encodes these proteins:
- the LOC123180986 gene encoding galectin-3, with translation MDWAAPSPYGAPPAYSGVWAPGMRPSVGAPGLLGSRPPPHAYTAYAPVYQYTPAPTASSMYPYGAPPVLSWEVGGPSAQPSSSTYHPAASTSTSAPPTWDQAALIAALNSLTTQDTGPPQQGGDSSVQ, from the exons ATGGACTGGGCTGCACCCTCACCGTACGGTGCGCCGCCCGCCTACAGTGGAGTCTGGGCGCCCGGCATGCGCCCCTCTGTCGGCGCCCCTGGCCTTCTCGGGTCCCGGCCGCCGCCGCACGCCTACACCGCCTACGCGCCCGTGTACCAGTATACTCCAGCACCAACAGCGTCGTCCATGTACCCCTATGGCGCTCCTCCAGTTCTGAGCTGGGAGGTGGGCGGTCCCTCGGCGCAACCTTCTTCATCGACGTACCACCCTGCTGCCTCTACTTCGACTTCAGCTCCACCAACCTGGGATCAAGCTGCTCTCATTGCGGCTCTGAACTCGCTTACCACTCAGGACACAG GACCTCCACAGCAAGGCGGTGATAGCTCGGTACAATAG